In Chlamydiota bacterium, one genomic interval encodes:
- the rluC_2 gene encoding Ribosomal large subunit pseudouridine synthase C → MKLEELYEDNHLLCLNKPSGLLTQPTSYTQDSLETRAKQWIKERDQKRSVFLHAVHRLDKDTSGVVMFAKSQKALSRMTKAFRERKVKKTYLAITQKIPKTKTLKHTLKHGSHKALQDASGKESHLSFEVLKKQKGLYLLEIDLETGRYHQIRAQFALEECPIVGDHKYGSPLDVSLALHCFSLVFLHPTTQKELKIQAPFPKQSLWNLF, encoded by the coding sequence ATGAAGCTAGAAGAACTGTATGAAGATAATCATCTTTTATGTCTCAACAAACCATCAGGGTTGTTGACGCAACCCACATCTTACACACAAGATTCTCTAGAGACAAGAGCCAAACAGTGGATAAAAGAACGCGATCAAAAACGCAGTGTTTTTTTACATGCAGTGCACAGGTTGGACAAAGACACATCCGGTGTTGTGATGTTTGCAAAATCTCAAAAAGCACTCTCTAGAATGACAAAGGCGTTTCGCGAAAGAAAAGTAAAAAAAACCTACCTTGCGATCACACAAAAAATTCCTAAAACAAAAACCTTAAAGCACACATTAAAACACGGGTCTCATAAAGCACTTCAAGATGCCTCAGGTAAAGAATCACATCTCTCTTTTGAAGTGCTCAAAAAGCAAAAAGGGTTGTATCTTTTAGAAATTGATTTGGAGACGGGAAGGTATCATCAAATTCGCGCGCAATTTGCATTGGAAGAGTGTCCTATCGTAGGTGATCACAAATATGGCAGCCCGCTTGATGTGTCCTTAGCTCTGCATTGCTTTTCACTCGTATTTTTACATCCTACAACACAAAAAGAGTTAAAAATACAAGCACCATTTCCCAAACAATCTCTATGGAATTTATTTTAA
- the aviRb gene encoding 23S rRNA (uridine(2479)-2'-O)-methyltransferase: MYQQAILQGGNMQITSSQNPKIKAVLNLRKKRTRDETKQFIIEGYRELWFAKKTQTLEKLFYCKEFFLGENESTLIDFYKKQNVEIFECSKKAFEKLSFRDRPDGLLGVAKQKIKDLKDLKIKKDALFVVVEAIEKPGNLGTILRTCDGFGADGLICTDITTDPFNPNVVRASTGTLFTVPLVVTSSSLAFEWLAKSKIQMIATTPAAKQTIQEFDYAKKSALIFGSEQYGLSDFWLKQKIQQAKIPMFGKSNSFNVAITCAICLYEARRTV; this comes from the coding sequence ATGTACCAGCAGGCGATTTTGCAAGGTGGAAATATGCAAATCACAAGTAGCCAAAATCCTAAAATTAAAGCTGTATTGAATTTAAGAAAAAAACGCACACGTGATGAAACTAAGCAGTTTATTATTGAGGGTTATCGTGAGTTGTGGTTTGCAAAAAAAACGCAAACACTTGAGAAGTTATTTTATTGCAAAGAGTTTTTCTTGGGGGAGAATGAATCTACGCTCATAGATTTTTACAAAAAACAAAATGTCGAAATTTTTGAGTGTTCTAAAAAAGCGTTTGAAAAACTTTCCTTTCGCGATCGTCCTGATGGACTGCTTGGCGTTGCAAAACAAAAAATAAAAGATTTAAAAGATTTAAAAATCAAAAAAGATGCCCTCTTTGTAGTTGTCGAAGCGATTGAAAAACCGGGAAATCTAGGCACTATTTTAAGAACGTGTGATGGATTTGGAGCAGATGGACTTATTTGCACAGATATTACCACAGATCCATTCAATCCAAATGTGGTGCGTGCATCAACAGGCACACTTTTTACAGTGCCACTTGTTGTCACAAGCTCTAGTTTAGCATTTGAGTGGCTCGCAAAAAGCAAAATTCAGATGATTGCAACAACACCAGCAGCCAAGCAAACCATCCAAGAGTTTGATTATGCAAAAAAAAGCGCGCTTATTTTTGGCTCAGAGCAATATGGCTTGAGTGATTTTTGGCTCAAGCAAAAAATCCAACAGGCCAAAATTCCTATGTTTGGAAAAAGCAACTCGTTTAACGTCGCCATTACATGTGCTATTTGTTTATATGAAGCTAGAAGAACTGTATGA